Proteins found in one Triticum urartu cultivar G1812 chromosome 4, Tu2.1, whole genome shotgun sequence genomic segment:
- the LOC125552137 gene encoding uncharacterized protein LOC125552137, with the protein MGESLLTALSMDTATAHHPHQGPSTFLSMDTASHDEFDLFLPPPGPFQRCLHAAAAAPPDINLPLAADPSPPPPALQTTTLHESNVDMLDVGLGCPQLYDSDSPAAAAATSAPVSTTTTVHVSHTKSSGSSAARKCVKRNDSIWGAWFFFTHYFKPVMSADKGGKTKAPTAAGNGNSATLDAFLVQHDMENMYMWVFKDRPENALGKMQLRSFMNGHSRLGEPQFPFSADKGFVRSHRMQRKHYRGLSNPQCLHGIEIVRAPNLVGVPEADMKRWFELTGRDANFSVPTEADDFESWRNLLTTEFELERPATAAPAKSTSHGHHKKVLNGSGLNLSTHASKHGSGDGMDISAVCHKRRKDSSPSAMEEDCSNSNSDKVQDMDVSHTFEPSWTNDFTGVMRHASGPVTAAKTIYEDSKGYLIIISLPFADIQKVKVTWKNTLTNGVVKISCTSVGRMPFLKRHDRTFKLTDPSPEHCPPGEFIREVPLPTRIPEDATLEAYCDESGTGLEIIVPKHRAGPEEHEVRVSLRPPSSWCQ; encoded by the coding sequence atgggGGAGTCGCTGCTCACCGCGCTCTCCATGGACACCGCCACGGCCCACCACCCGCACCAGGGCCCCTCCACCTTCCTCTCCATGGACACTGCCTCCCACGACGAGTTCGACCTCTTCCTCCCGCCGCCAGGCCCCTTCCAGCGCTGCCTCCATGCCGCCGCAGCCGCCCCCCCTGACATCAACCtccccctcgccgccgacccGTCTCCTCCCCCTCCGGCCCTGCAGACCACCACCCTCCATGAGTCCAACGTCGACATGCTAGATGTTGGCCTCGGCTGCCCGCAGCTCTATGACTCGGACTCGCCTGCTGCTGCCGCCGCGACCTCCGCCCCGGTGTCCACCACAACAACTGTCCATGTGTCTCACACCAAGAGCTCCGGTTCCAGCGCCGCGCGCAAGTGCGTGAAGCGGAACGATAGCATCTGGGGTGCATGGTTCTTCTTCACCCACTACTTCAAGCCGGTCATGTCGGCTGATAAGGGCGGCAAGACGAAGGCACCCACTGCTGCCGGGAATGGTAATAGTGCCACACTGGATGCTTTCCTGGTGCAGCATGACATGGAGAACATGTACATGTGGGTGTTTAAGGATCGGCCGGAGAATGCCCTGGGGAAGATGCAGCTGAGGAGCTTCATGAATGGTCACTCGCGCCTCGGGGAGCCACAGTTTCCTTTCAGCGCAGACAAAGGGTTTGTGCGCTCACACCGGATGCAGCGTAAGCACTACCGGGGGTTGTCAAACCCGCAGTGCCTTCATGGGATTGAGATCGTGCGGGCACCAAACTTAGTGGGTGTTCCTGAGGCCGATATGAAGAGGTGGTTCGAGCTCACCGGGAGAGATGCCAATTTCTCCGTTCCCACTGAGGCGGATGATTTTGAATCATGGAGGAATCTGCTGACCACGGAATTTGAGCTCGAGAGGCCTGCAACTGCTGCTCCAGCAAAGAGCACCTCACATGGCCATCACAAGAAGGTGCTGAATGGTTCTGGCCTTAACCTGTCGACACATGCATCAAAACATGGTTCTGGGGATGGTATGGACATCTCAGCTGTCTGCCACAAACGTAGGAAGGATTCCTCCCCCTCTGCCATGGAAGAGGATTGCAGCAATTCAAATTCAGACAAGGTTCAGGATATGGATGTGAGCCACACTTTTGAGCCATCATGGACAAATGACTTCACCGGTGTGATGCGTCATGCTTCTGGGCCAGTAACTGCCGCAAAAACAATATATGAAGATAGCAAGGGCTACTTGATCATCATTAGCCTGCCATTTGCTGATATACAGAAGGTGAAGGTTACCTGGAAGAACACTCTTACGAATGGCGTCGTTAAGATATCATGCACTAGCGTGGGACGGATGCCATTCTTGAAGCGACATGATCGGACCTTCAAGTTGACGGATCCTTCACCTGAGCATTGTCCACCAGGGGAGTTCATCCGGGAAGTTCCATTGCCTACCCGGATCCCAGAAGATGCTACTCTGGAAGCATACTGTGATGAATCAGGAACAGGCCTAGAGATTATTGTCCCTAAACACCGTGCTGGACCTGAAGAACATGAAGTCCGTGTGTCCCTGAGGCCTCCCTCATCATGGTGCCAATGA